ATAAATCCCTGCTTATTTTGTTTCCGGAAGGCATAAGCGTTCCATGATAATAATTCTGCGTTTCACGACTTAGTTCATTCCACAGCCCCTGCTCTTTCATCTCTTCTTTCCAATCCGCAAGTATGCCGTCAAAATCTGCAGAAAGACGGATCATGTTGATCTGACAAGCTGTCAATCTAGCCGCCTGGTCTGTTAAAAAACGGTGTGCTTCTTCTGTGACTTCAACAGAACCGCTGATGAAATCCGTGACTTTTTTATATTCTACTTTCAAATATTTGAGCAATTCTCCCATCTCAGTGATAACAGCCTTGCCGTTTTCTATTTTTTCACCTGATCCTCTTTCAGACACCTTTAAAGCTTCATCGTAAAAAACGGGTGAGATCCTGGACCTTTCGTCAGACGAGGTAAATATCGCAATAATTGTATGATGAAAAGTGATTAGCAGGTCATGCACTTTTTTTGCATCTTCTTCATTCCCGCCATTTCCGGAAATAATTGCTTTACCTATCGCGTGATCAGTTCTCTTTTTAAGGTAATTCGCTTCAAAATAATAAGCACCATTCAGCTTTACCGAGTTAGGATGCACAACCATATCCTCAAACAGTTTTTTATGCTTTTTGGCGTTCTTTTTTGCCTGTTCCCATTCTAATTGGATCATCCGTCTACCTCCTTCAGTCAGCACTGTTTATTAACTGACTTAATTATATCGTGACAGCTGATCAATTTCCAAAGAGACCCTTTACAGTACTCCAGCCATTTGAAAGATGCTCTTGAACTTTATCAACACCCTTTGAAGCAAGATCCTTTGTTGCATTCAATGGATTTTTCATAAAGTCCCTTCTAAATTGCTTAACACCTTCCCAATTATCAGCTAAAAACTTAACTGCACGCGATCCACCCCAAAGCACTGCTCCACCCACGATGAGAAATGGTGCGGCTGCCTGTGCGCCTGGAATAAACCCTGCAACGGTTCCTGCACTCATGAGTGTTTGACCAAGAGAAGCCGTAGCGTCAGCAGTAGCAGATACTTTTTCAGTTGTAGCGGCATTTGAGTTTATTACATCATAAGCATTTGCTGACTTAAACCCTGTTTCAATGCTGCCAAACACAGTTCCAACAGCAGCACTCGCTAAATTAAACTTAGCTAGCGCTCCGGTCGTAGTACTTAATGCGGCCGCTGTTGAACCCGGCGAAGAACTGATCTGACTTAAAGGTTGAGCCTGTTGAAGTGCCTTTATACTATCTGCTGCTGAATCCAAAGCGGCACCACTTTGACCAAAAGAGCGCGCTGCTGTATACCCCTCTGTGATAACACTTTTAGCGGTAATCATGTCATCCACAAGCTTAACGGTCTCGTTATCCTTCATGAAAGTTTTCATACCGCCCCACAAGATTCCACGTTTGAATGAGGCTACATCTTTGAAACCAAAGCTTTCATTAGTAGAAGCATCAACTGCCAATTTCACCTGACTCATGATGAGGTCGTTTGTTATGTATTTCGAGACCCCAACCCACTCAGGCGTTTCTACCCCAGGTTCCTGACCGACTCCACCACCACCACTTTCCAATGCCTGGGCATAAGCGCTATATTCATAAGGGCTTAAACCGACTGGGATTATAGGGTCAATAGGCGCTGTTCCATCAACATTTAAATCTGTAACCAAGCCCTGGTTTCCATCCAGCATTCCAGGCACCTGATTATTTCCTGTGAAACCAGGCCACATGATAGGTCCTTGCAAATCTCCTATATAGCCCGGCTGATTAGGTCCTACCGGATAAGGGTTTGCCCCTGGTTGTCCCAGCCCGGGTTGTCCCAGCCATGGCGCCAGCGTCCAAGGTGCACCTTCAAATGAATAATCGCCTCCATTAGCACCGGTTCCATTTGAAGGGCCTCCAGTTTGATTACCTGAAGTTCCATCCCATGGGTTACCATCCCACGGATTTCCATCAATCGTATTTCCTTCCCACGAGTTACCGTCCCATGGATTTCCATCAAAGGCATTACCCTCCCATGAGTTACCATCCCACGGACTGACAGCGGCAGCGAAGGAGAAAAGGACTGAGTTTGAGACGACACATAAAATGACAATTGCTGCAAAGATTTTTTTAAGCATGTATAAGTCCTCCTCAATAAGTAGTAAGTTCTTCTCCCGTCTCAAATAGTCCAAGTTCCTGTCTCCATTTCGCTACTAAAACAGCGAGGGTCAAGTAAAACAGAGGAAGAAAAATTGTATTCAGCACAAGATGACTCAGCACGATCGCCATGAATGATTCTGTAATGGAGATAATCATTGTCTGGGCAAAGACAGACACAGCGAGTTCAGTGATACTGAAGAAAATCATCAGAAGCATTATTTTCCAGTGGTTGCGTTTAAACAATCTAATGCTTTCTCTCACCGATTTCCATACTGATTTCTGATCCATGATGGCAATAACCGGGGCACTGATGAACAGACCCAGTATAATTAACCCCGGCAATACAAAAGCAGCGAAACCGATCGTAACCAGCAGACTGATTGCAACGGCAAATACAAAGAAATGAAATGACTGGATCATCGTTTGCAAAAATGCATATCTCAGTGGTTTTTCATGACCGGATTCTTCGTAGTGCCAGAAGTATAAAAACGGCACCTGCGCGAATAAAAAGAACATAATCATGAACCACGCATTATAAATATCTGCAGCCGAATACAGGCTTCCATAGGTAGGGGTTACAGCATATATATAGTTTGCGATGAAAAAATACGCAGCTAAAAGCGGGACCTGAATGAATAATACGATAAGCAGGATCCGTTCGTAGGTCCTGCTGAAAAAAGTTAAAGCAAATTTAAGAGGCTGATCCATCTCCCCCTCACTCCTTTCAAACTGCCTGCTGTTCTAATTGGTTCAGGTGATTTTTTTTAATGACTGGCAAAGCAGATCCAACCGCAATTGCTGTGATAGGAAAGCTTCCGTCTGCAAATAGCCATTCAAGTGTGGTTACAGGGATAAAGACTGCATAGATAAAGATCATTAGAAAGAAGTATGTTCTCTTCCAGCGTTGTAGTTTTTTCATATTAATCCGCTCCTTTAATTCAATGAGTAAGTTCTTTCCTCCCAATCTTTCAGCTCTTTTACAAAGGACATCTCCGGACCGGCCGATGTTCTTGCGATATTTTCTTCAACACCTGAGAGCCAGCCATTTGAGTCTGTCACTTCTATATCACGTGAAGCTCTGACCACGATACGTCCATCCTCAAATAGTTTCAGCTCTGCATCTTCAAGTGAGCCTCCGTTCGTCAGAATGGCATTACGCGCTGTCTGACGGATACTAATAGACCAGTCGAATTCAAGCTCTTCCTCTATCTTTTTGCGAAGGAGATCATCTCCGAGCCCCTTAGAGAGCTCCTCAGCGAGTACGCGGTCAAATGCTTCAGTCTGAATTTCATTGAGCGTATAACCGCTCATCTCTCCTGAGGATAGCCGCTCAACTTCTTTATCTACTTTCTCTTCGATCTTTTCAGGATAGGAATCTACCAGACCGATCACCTCAGATTCATATTCCTCAATGACTTCATACATCTTGTCATAGAGCTCGGCAGTGGCTGCAAGACTTGCCTGCTGTGCAGCGCTGTTTGCCTGTTCTTTTGCCACCAGGACATTAGAAAGGTTCAGTACGAGCACAAACATCACAGCCAGAATAACCAGAAGACCAAGTACAAAGATACTGATATTCCCCCGCTCATTATTCACTGCATCTCTCATTTGATCACCTTTCCTGAGGTATCAGCTGTATAGCTGAAAGTCGGTTTCCCTTCCGGAAAAAAGGAGGAAGGCAAAAAGACAAAATCGATATTTACAGTAACAGCTGCAGAGAACTGGTCAGTACCGGAAATGGGTGCTCCATTAAAACTCACGTGGCTCCCTCCTGCACTGACAATGTTTTCAGCAGCAGACTGTGCTTCGGAGGCTTCTGCCGTAATCGCATATACCTTTGCTGCTTCACTTGCAGCTGATTCTGCCAGCATCACAGCATGGGCGCCGGCAATCAGCTGCCAGGCAATCATGATTGTTAAAAATACGAGTGGGACCATCCCAAGAAATTCAATGGTCATGGAACCTCTTTCGTCAAGATGACGCTTAAGCTTTGTCAGCACGATTCTCTCCTCCTTTCCGGAAGCGGGGGACCCACTTCACTTATTCCGCTTCATCCGGGTAGAGCGCTTCAATCTGTTTCTGGATTTCCGCCTCTTCCTCTTCATTGAGTTTTTCAAGCTCAGCTTTCAATGTTTCTCTTGCCTGATTAGAACGTTCCTGAACTTCATCTGCTTTATCCTCAAGAATCTTCTGCTGGTCAAGCGTTAGCTTTCCTTCTTCGCGAAGAATCTGGTTCGCATTATATAGTGACAGCTTTTGACCTAATTCAGCAGTATCCCAATCATTTGATAGATCAATAATCTCAAATGCGAGCGTGTTTGAATGATCCGTTAAGTCAATCGAGGCGTCCTGCTTCCAGCGCTTCCATTTCAACAGAATGTCCTCAGTCTGCTTAAACTCTTCTCTCAGCTGTGCAGCATTGTTGACATTTGTAAAAATACCATCAGCTGATTCTGCTACATCACGCAGCTGTGCCTGCGTTTCTGAATCTGCATTGAATCCAATGACGTTGATGATCGGTGATACGTTACTATCAGCAAAGCTTTTGGCAGCCGCTACCGGATCGCCGTCACAGGTTTCAATTCCATCACTGACCAGATAAACAAGAT
The sequence above is a segment of the Jeotgalibacillus haloalkalitolerans genome. Coding sequences within it:
- a CDS encoding pilus assembly protein TadG-related protein, translated to MRDAVNNERGNISIFVLGLLVILAVMFVLVLNLSNVLVAKEQANSAAQQASLAATAELYDKMYEVIEEYESEVIGLVDSYPEKIEEKVDKEVERLSSGEMSGYTLNEIQTEAFDRVLAEELSKGLGDDLLRKKIEEELEFDWSISIRQTARNAILTNGGSLEDAELKLFEDGRIVVRASRDIEVTDSNGWLSGVEENIARTSAGPEMSFVKELKDWEERTYSLN
- a CDS encoding pilus assembly protein yields the protein MLTKLKRHLDERGSMTIEFLGMVPLVFLTIMIAWQLIAGAHAVMLAESAASEAAKVYAITAEASEAQSAAENIVSAGGSHVSFNGAPISGTDQFSAAVTVNIDFVFLPSSFFPEGKPTFSYTADTSGKVIK